From Coturnix japonica isolate 7356 chromosome 3, Coturnix japonica 2.1, whole genome shotgun sequence, the proteins below share one genomic window:
- the MSGN1 gene encoding mesogenin-1, whose protein sequence is MDKLHETLINMEDTLGSEHSVCLSSWDWKNTAGTFELHSVSSPHSVSPTPSFESYSSSPCPAAAETPYSGGGLVGYGLVDFPPAYLPSPGQARLPKGTKVRMSAQRRRKASEREKLRMRTLADALHTLRNYLPPAYSQRGQPLTKIQTLKCTIKYISELTELLNSVKRA, encoded by the coding sequence ATGGACAAATTGCATGAGACGTTAATAAATATGGAAGACACTTTGGGTTCGGAGCACTCTGTCTGCTTATCCTCCTGGGACTGGAAGAACACGGCCGGGACTTTTGAGCTGCACTCTGTCTCCTCTCCTCACAGCGTGTCTCCAACGCCATCCTTCGAGTCTTACTCCTCATCTCCatgcccagctgcagctgagaccCCATATAGCGGTGGTGGCCTGGTGGGCTACGGCCTGGTGGACTTCCCCCCAGCCTAcctgcccagccctgggcaggcCCGGCTGCCCAAAGGCACCAAGGTGAGGATGTCAGCCCAGCGCCGGAGGAAAGCCAGCGAGAGGGAGAAACTGCGGATGAGGACCCTGGCCGATGCACTGCACACACTGCGCAACTACCTGCCACCTGCCTACAGCCAGCGGGGACAACCCCTCACCAAAATACAGACCCTCAAGTGCACCATCAAGTACATCAGCGAACTGACGGAGCTTCTCAACAGCGTCAAGAGGGCATAG